From one uncultured Methanoregula sp. genomic stretch:
- a CDS encoding class I SAM-dependent DNA methyltransferase translates to MSLNGLLPLWVEKGYATLWDHYNSGKFRLDDAIKILGEVEHDTPEKVPVLLSRLRKAGMLTVTSDTTDARKKIYTLVSKDARVTEIFDLNNNTLTRGDLEALLKRAADIIRTRVDYKFILLPLFLKRISDKWELEYEAAKEEALQDGYTELEAKVEAKRAMYHDFDLPEDYLWENLRAEVNKLPEVFSKALKEIAERNPELRDVLDTVDFIEFAKSQENGEILRQLIELFSEKKLHHVSPDVLGDAYEWILRYFAPQKAKEGEVYTPREVIRLLIEILDPKPGESVYDPASASNGMLIASYTHVKQQFGPEAVKQIFLYGQEANAKTLAYGRMNMYIHDIRNVQLAYGDTLLYPKFKDGEAIRQFDVVVANPPWNQDMYDENQLKKGEFWKQRFSYGFPNRQSADWAWIQHMLASAKSGNGRVGVVIDNGCLFRSGKEKAIRQQILEADLLECIILTPEKLFYNTGAPGALLFFSKNKRDEHRGKVLIINAALEFGKHPDVRKLNIITDKNIGTIVGVANSWEKIEGFSRVVSLAEIEKNDFNLNVTLYVSPQKDVEEVDIPATWAAIRHEEMELLAIDEQIAGHLKEIGYGGSV, encoded by the coding sequence ATGAGTCTTAACGGTTTACTTCCCTTGTGGGTCGAAAAAGGATACGCAACCCTCTGGGATCATTATAACAGCGGGAAGTTTCGCCTCGATGATGCAATAAAAATCCTCGGTGAAGTTGAACATGATACTCCAGAGAAAGTGCCGGTCCTCCTCTCGCGGCTCCGGAAAGCCGGAATGCTCACCGTGACTTCCGATACAACCGATGCCCGAAAGAAGATCTATACTCTGGTAAGCAAGGATGCCAGGGTCACAGAAATTTTTGACCTCAATAACAATACCCTGACCCGTGGCGATCTTGAAGCCTTACTGAAAAGAGCAGCCGACATCATCAGGACCCGGGTTGACTACAAATTCATCCTGTTACCCCTCTTCCTCAAGCGCATAAGCGATAAATGGGAACTGGAGTATGAAGCAGCAAAAGAAGAAGCGCTTCAGGATGGGTATACTGAACTCGAAGCCAAGGTGGAAGCCAAGCGGGCAATGTATCATGACTTCGATCTGCCGGAGGATTATCTGTGGGAGAACCTCAGAGCGGAAGTAAACAAACTTCCGGAGGTCTTCTCGAAAGCTCTCAAGGAAATCGCTGAGAGAAATCCCGAACTTCGCGATGTCCTTGATACGGTTGATTTTATTGAGTTTGCCAAAAGCCAGGAAAATGGCGAGATCCTCCGGCAGTTGATCGAGCTCTTCAGCGAGAAGAAACTCCACCACGTCTCTCCGGATGTTCTTGGGGATGCATACGAATGGATTCTGCGGTATTTCGCACCCCAGAAGGCAAAAGAGGGTGAGGTATACACACCTCGCGAAGTCATCAGGCTCTTAATTGAGATACTCGATCCCAAACCCGGTGAGAGTGTGTATGATCCCGCATCGGCATCGAACGGGATGCTCATCGCTTCGTATACCCATGTCAAGCAGCAGTTTGGCCCGGAAGCAGTCAAACAGATTTTTCTCTATGGGCAGGAGGCAAACGCCAAGACCCTCGCATACGGCCGGATGAACATGTACATCCACGATATCCGGAACGTGCAGCTTGCCTATGGGGATACCCTCCTCTATCCCAAGTTCAAGGATGGCGAGGCGATCCGGCAGTTCGATGTTGTGGTGGCAAACCCCCCCTGGAACCAGGACATGTATGATGAGAACCAGCTGAAGAAAGGGGAGTTCTGGAAGCAGCGGTTCTCGTACGGTTTTCCGAACCGGCAGTCCGCTGACTGGGCTTGGATCCAGCACATGCTCGCCTCAGCGAAGAGCGGCAATGGCCGTGTTGGTGTCGTCATCGATAACGGGTGTCTCTTTCGGAGCGGCAAGGAGAAGGCGATCCGGCAGCAGATCCTTGAAGCCGACCTGCTGGAGTGCATCATCCTGACGCCGGAGAAACTCTTCTACAATACCGGTGCTCCCGGGGCACTGTTATTTTTCAGCAAAAACAAGCGCGATGAACATCGGGGCAAGGTGCTCATCATCAATGCTGCACTGGAGTTCGGGAAGCACCCTGACGTGCGTAAGCTGAATATCATCACCGACAAGAACATCGGGACAATTGTTGGCGTGGCGAACTCATGGGAGAAGATTGAAGGGTTCTCTAGGGTTGTGTCGCTTGCAGAGATTGAGAAGAACGACTTCAACCTGAATGTGACTCTGTATGTGTCGCCGCAGAAGGATGTTGAGGAAGTCGATATTCCGGCAACGTGGGCGGCAATCCGGCATGAGGAGATGGAACTCCTCGCGATTGATGAGCAGATAGCCGGGCATCTGAAGGAGATTGGGTACGGAGGGAGCGTATGA
- the dinD gene encoding DNA damage-inducible protein D — MRSEIVQRLHKNFEEFVHEKDGVEYWFARDLQGLLGYTEWRNFLNVIEKAQESCKNSNNAIFDHFVDVNKLILLPNGGERKIEDIMLTRYACYLIAQNGDPQKDEIAFAQSYFAVQTRKQEIIEERLLLDERLRARDQLKDSETELSRNIYERGVDHTGFARIRSKGDMALFGGNTTHAMKERLAVPENRPLADFLPTVTITAKNFAMEITNFNVVKDDLHGEESITGEHIQNNWDIRELLLKRGIKPEDLPPEEDLKKLERRVISQEKKLAKHSGKISVEEQKPEEPDE; from the coding sequence ATGAGATCGGAGATTGTCCAGCGGCTGCACAAGAACTTCGAGGAGTTTGTTCACGAAAAAGACGGGGTCGAGTACTGGTTTGCCAGGGATTTACAGGGATTACTGGGTTATACCGAATGGAGGAATTTCCTCAACGTAATCGAAAAAGCTCAGGAATCGTGTAAAAACTCAAATAATGCGATTTTTGATCATTTTGTTGACGTCAACAAATTGATACTCTTACCCAATGGAGGGGAGCGTAAAATCGAAGATATCATGCTGACCCGGTATGCCTGTTACCTCATCGCTCAGAATGGGGATCCCCAGAAGGACGAGATTGCCTTTGCTCAGAGTTATTTTGCTGTTCAGACCAGGAAACAGGAAATCATTGAAGAGCGCCTTCTTCTTGATGAGCGACTTCGAGCAAGAGATCAACTCAAGGACTCGGAAACGGAACTGTCCCGGAATATTTACGAGAGGGGTGTTGACCACACTGGATTTGCCCGGATACGAAGTAAAGGGGATATGGCCCTCTTCGGTGGAAACACAACACATGCGATGAAAGAGCGTCTGGCAGTTCCGGAGAACAGGCCACTCGCAGACTTTTTACCAACGGTTACGATTACCGCGAAAAACTTCGCGATGGAAATCACGAATTTCAATGTTGTCAAAGACGATCTTCACGGCGAGGAATCCATTACCGGAGAACACATCCAGAATAATTGGGATATCCGCGAACTATTGCTGAAACGTGGTATCAAGCCTGAAGATCTCCCTCCTGAAGAGGACCTGAAGAAACTCGAACGTCGGGTTATCTCTCAGGAGAAGAAGCTTGCCAAACACTCGGGGAAGATCTCAGTAGAGGAACAGAAACCGGAGGAGCCGGATGAGTGA
- a CDS encoding SIR2 family protein, with translation MPSPDEVIPAAFALHNSPRRYALLVGSGISRDTGILTAGEITDDLICQIAALHQKKIIDQKPVDWYREQFGTSPTFTGLFSHLAKSKNDQIAILRQYFEPVGSDGKPLKIEPTPAHMSIGQLVRDGIISVIITPNFDNLLETAIEKETGKSPVVITPESKSERMDVAGDHCRIVKINGSYPDTALKLTPDDLACYEKDLAGYLYHLFSEYGLVLCGWSGVHDTGLTDLLTIDMTRRFAIFWCSRDAPDKIPEPIRLKLQPAFIGIRSANEFFGDLKSQIEILRRHERISSLTVEGAIKKIKDALRDPRPELILSDLLHEETDRVLAQVNRSDFVLEGPIDGKLIFKSRMEELERLSSPLAAMVATISYYDDGNYADLITETIDRLINLQFLEEKVLYRDQPVSGIDNRSLEEALSTIRLYPALLVVYASGVSAVKKGNFNSLSAILEMPRAKRFNGADISWKFFSPSEFVNVWNVLCCKSDWTIDYCQKRFGKATYFYDYPYQIIHGIIRTIIPDNLYYGTSFDTFEYLKGLSYLNQTKATPSKNRPLSSRIITQHRGPYFDDSQWVGLTESEGISVKVPESVRYYLSEVAPKIKNSKFFGGDLQTFELCNRKYCEFFCIEPINTGIDLSNLGRVL, from the coding sequence ATGCCGTCACCTGATGAAGTGATCCCGGCCGCCTTCGCCCTGCATAATTCACCTAGGAGATACGCACTCCTTGTCGGTTCCGGAATATCACGGGATACCGGAATTCTTACCGCAGGGGAGATTACCGATGATCTGATCTGCCAAATTGCCGCGTTACATCAGAAAAAAATCATAGATCAGAAACCGGTGGATTGGTACCGGGAGCAATTCGGTACAAGTCCAACATTCACCGGGCTATTCAGCCATCTTGCGAAATCGAAGAATGATCAAATAGCAATTCTCCGGCAATACTTTGAACCGGTGGGTAGTGATGGGAAACCGCTGAAGATTGAACCAACACCTGCTCATATGAGTATTGGCCAGCTGGTGAGAGATGGAATTATATCTGTCATAATTACGCCAAATTTTGATAACCTATTGGAAACTGCCATCGAAAAAGAAACTGGGAAATCTCCGGTGGTAATTACTCCCGAAAGCAAATCCGAGAGAATGGATGTCGCGGGGGATCACTGCCGCATCGTAAAGATAAATGGGAGTTATCCTGATACGGCTTTGAAATTGACGCCGGATGATCTCGCATGTTATGAAAAGGACCTTGCAGGATATCTCTATCATTTATTCTCTGAATACGGATTGGTCCTCTGCGGATGGTCCGGAGTGCATGATACCGGTCTTACGGATCTCCTGACAATAGATATGACCCGAAGATTCGCCATCTTCTGGTGTAGTAGGGATGCTCCAGATAAAATACCGGAGCCGATTAGATTAAAATTACAGCCTGCATTCATCGGGATCCGGTCGGCAAATGAGTTCTTTGGTGATCTGAAATCACAGATTGAGATCCTCCGTCGTCATGAAAGGATCTCTTCACTAACGGTTGAAGGTGCAATTAAGAAAATCAAGGATGCACTGAGAGATCCAAGACCGGAATTGATTCTGTCGGATCTACTCCATGAAGAGACGGACCGGGTTCTTGCACAAGTCAACCGGTCTGATTTTGTTCTGGAAGGCCCGATCGATGGAAAACTCATTTTCAAGAGTCGCATGGAAGAACTTGAGAGATTATCGTCACCCCTCGCTGCAATGGTGGCAACGATCTCATACTATGATGACGGCAACTATGCGGACTTAATCACGGAAACGATTGATCGATTGATCAACCTTCAGTTTCTTGAAGAGAAGGTACTGTATCGAGATCAGCCAGTATCCGGCATTGATAATCGGAGTTTGGAAGAAGCACTTTCTACGATCCGTTTATATCCTGCCTTGCTGGTCGTGTATGCATCTGGTGTATCTGCTGTTAAGAAAGGGAATTTCAATAGTTTATCGGCAATATTGGAAATGCCTCGAGCAAAGAGGTTTAATGGAGCCGATATTTCGTGGAAATTTTTTTCGCCCTCTGAATTTGTGAATGTTTGGAATGTATTATGCTGCAAATCTGATTGGACAATTGACTATTGTCAGAAAAGATTTGGAAAGGCCACTTATTTCTATGATTATCCATACCAGATTATTCATGGAATTATCCGGACAATCATTCCGGATAACCTCTATTATGGTACTTCCTTTGACACATTCGAGTACCTGAAGGGGCTTTCCTATTTAAACCAAACAAAGGCCACCCCATCAAAGAATCGACCGTTATCATCGCGGATTATTACTCAACATCGTGGACCATATTTTGACGATTCACAGTGGGTTGGGCTAACAGAATCTGAAGGAATCTCTGTTAAAGTACCGGAGTCGGTCCGCTATTATCTATCTGAAGTTGCACCCAAAATTAAAAACTCGAAGTTTTTCGGTGGAGATCTCCAGACCTTTGAACTATGTAACCGAAAGTATTGTGAGTTTTTTTGCATTGAACCCATCAATACTGGAATTGATTTAAGTAACCTTGGGCGGGTGCTTTAG
- a CDS encoding restriction endonuclease subunit S, translating into MISSQQTKANVPEGWRSISLEAVLDQRSEIIQPTPKLREKFVGLEHIEPGESKLKRYEINADLKSTKSRFYRGDILYGKLRPYLDKAAISDIEGISSTDLLVLTPRQDIGIADYLINILHSHNFIEHAVSTTSGTNHPRTSWNALSEFEFPLPPLSEQRRIAAILTTVDAAIQRSRQAAAETERLKAGVMQELMTKGIGHTEFKEDPDVGTVPEGWEIKPLGVVCTVKTGPFGAQLHMSDYVANGTPIITVEHLGDLGIVHENLPLVSDSDKARLKEYHLKEGDIVFSRVGSVDRSCYISKKEVGWLFSGRLLRVRPATKELLPTYLNNYFSFEGFKHRIRSASVGGTMANLNTTIMSQIKIIFPSLHEQQQITTLLSDIDRKITLQRQRTAHYEYLKQGLMNELLTGKRRVKVT; encoded by the coding sequence ATGATCTCATCACAACAAACGAAAGCCAATGTGCCAGAAGGATGGAGATCCATTTCATTAGAGGCGGTTTTAGATCAACGAAGTGAAATAATTCAACCGACTCCAAAATTACGTGAAAAATTTGTAGGACTCGAACATATCGAACCTGGTGAATCGAAACTAAAAAGATACGAGATAAATGCGGATTTGAAAAGTACAAAATCCCGGTTTTATCGCGGAGATATTTTGTATGGGAAACTCCGTCCCTATCTTGATAAAGCGGCAATAAGTGATATTGAGGGTATCTCCTCCACAGATTTATTGGTTCTTACTCCTCGACAGGATATTGGTATTGCTGATTATCTCATCAATATTCTCCATTCACATAATTTCATTGAACACGCAGTCTCCACAACTTCAGGAACAAACCATCCTCGTACCTCATGGAACGCACTATCAGAGTTTGAGTTCCCCCTTCCCCCCCTATCAGAACAGCGCCGCATCGCCGCCATCCTCACCACCGTTGACGCCGCCATCCAGCGCTCGCGACAAGCGGCTGCGGAGACGGAGCGCCTCAAGGCGGGCGTGATGCAGGAGCTGATGACGAAGGGTATTGGGCATACGGAATTCAAAGAGGATCCGGATGTTGGGACCGTGCCTGAAGGGTGGGAGATAAAACCGCTTGGAGTGGTCTGTACGGTAAAAACCGGGCCCTTCGGAGCACAATTACATATGAGTGATTATGTAGCGAATGGAACGCCCATCATCACTGTTGAACATCTAGGGGATTTAGGTATTGTTCATGAAAATCTCCCTCTTGTATCTGATTCTGACAAAGCTCGTTTAAAGGAATATCATTTGAAAGAGGGTGATATTGTTTTCAGTCGAGTCGGATCTGTTGATCGGAGCTGTTATATCTCGAAAAAAGAAGTCGGATGGCTCTTTTCTGGCAGGTTGCTACGAGTTCGTCCAGCGACCAAGGAATTACTTCCAACCTATCTGAATAATTATTTCAGTTTTGAGGGATTCAAACACCGAATACGAAGTGCATCCGTTGGAGGAACAATGGCCAACCTAAATACCACAATCATGAGTCAGATAAAAATTATCTTCCCGTCACTCCATGAGCAACAACAGATCACTACCCTCCTCTCAGATATTGACCGTAAAATCACCCTCCAGCGCCAGCGCACCGCCCACTACGAATACCTGAAGCAGGGCCTGATGAATGAACTGCTGACCGGTAAGCGGCGGGTGAAGGTGACCTGA
- a CDS encoding HEPN domain-containing protein: protein MTEALKNPQFAHNLLAMASLDLKAARALHKEGIYPQAVFYLEQSVEKGLKSYSIALGIIDEKEAWQEISHKSLKIYEKNTKNFRQRVVNIQENLKKVPNLEAFFMQQVNFPEVVKQLNGTLDQIKMLSKQDETSLHLTKKELNSYIKTLQELHRDVIHENARIQKKPITPSEFRKSKKYLTDMLEAVFVNQPERLQMEKEELNRKFTFDIYEKLMKDVLTQSIPPIETFQSFFQLSIILQPHAVARYPKSDFNPLELYTPDLPLIKSFTKLADITERVLNQVDAIYQKSGRISP from the coding sequence ATGACCGAGGCATTGAAAAATCCGCAGTTTGCCCACAACCTTCTCGCAATGGCCAGTCTGGATCTCAAAGCAGCACGCGCTCTCCATAAGGAGGGCATCTATCCCCAGGCGGTTTTTTATCTTGAACAGAGTGTTGAGAAAGGTCTGAAATCGTATTCAATAGCGTTAGGGATTATCGATGAGAAGGAAGCATGGCAGGAGATCAGTCATAAGTCCTTGAAAATCTATGAAAAAAACACGAAAAATTTCAGACAGCGGGTAGTGAATATTCAGGAGAACCTGAAGAAGGTTCCCAATCTGGAAGCATTCTTCATGCAGCAGGTGAATTTTCCCGAGGTTGTCAAGCAACTCAATGGTACTCTAGACCAGATTAAGATGCTCTCAAAGCAGGATGAGACATCGTTGCATCTCACAAAAAAAGAACTGAATAGTTACATTAAAACACTCCAGGAACTCCACAGAGATGTAATTCATGAGAATGCGAGGATTCAGAAAAAACCGATAACCCCGTCAGAATTCCGGAAATCCAAGAAATATCTCACAGATATGCTTGAGGCGGTATTTGTCAACCAACCGGAACGCCTTCAGATGGAAAAGGAAGAACTCAATCGAAAATTTACCTTTGATATCTATGAAAAATTAATGAAGGATGTTCTTACACAGTCAATCCCACCTATCGAAACATTCCAGTCGTTCTTCCAGCTCTCGATAATTCTCCAGCCCCATGCAGTTGCACGATATCCGAAAAGTGATTTTAACCCGCTTGAGCTGTATACGCCGGATCTTCCCCTCATCAAATCCTTCACAAAGCTGGCAGATATTACAGAACGGGTTTTGAATCAGGTTGATGCGATCTATCAAAAATCTGGGAGGATATCCCCATGA
- a CDS encoding HsdR family type I site-specific deoxyribonuclease, with protein MKSLEAILVETPLIEKLQANSWTLTASDKLERESYREPLLINPLIRAIKKINKDICIGEKEIWLAIRELQSRGTGIENARQILQFMKNGIPVRFEKTRTVEYIRLFDYDTLENNEFVVSRQVIHEGGTGQIIRNDILLYINGIPLVNIECKDPASLAENWHTAYAQIKKYEDTVPELYKYVQIGMAAEQIVKFFPIVPWQDEVKTDEWKIEGMEPHVAAVAMLQPECLLDILRFFLFMRRDMGEDTKVLPRYIQYRAANKIVSRVLDNLAGRTTKNRGLIWHWQGSGKTLTMIFAANKLYHQPVMENPSIFFIVDRIDLEDQLYEEYTALTIKPPEIIGSIAELKRVLLADQARGRRGIMITLIHKFRPEELHGLQKELEKLSGENVTTRKNIVAFIDEGHRSQYGLMATQMRDGIFKNGFFFALTGTPVSRIGKDTYSEFSYPEDGELYLDRYFIRESIDDGFTVKIAYQPRLEKEADIHLNRELLQAFLETELEEIPDIYRQPVEEGVKKRLNIIKVYLENPKRIEKIAKDIAAHFRENVDGRYKAMVVAVSRRACSLYKQELDKLLPPEYSKVVMTYQMDERDSLIASYKDGVMEANPGYSTEEINNRIREQFKDEENPRILIVTDKLLTGFDAPILQTMYLDKPLKAHRLLQAIARTNRPYKGVKEAGLIIDYVGVLTDIKKALEKYNETDITSALFSTEEIVQDFVVLIDELARMFIGIEIGSYDKTTFLSAIELLTGDESVADDFVDTYREMRRTFEFLGPDKIKLAYFEQYKWFSEIYAYYIRMALRNQPDYATYVQKYFEKTVKYVHKTTDIQMVENNLPVIEFGPEYLRILEEKVADKREKAANIVFTLNRFILVDRHQTPVYESLLERVEKIIRAWKEKSKDYEAIYRDGAAIIQEMQQLNARRIHLGFSELEYSMFLKIEKFWGDDPDLLGDIHGLSEDLKKSMFPGWISQVSAKKGIEQDIRRFTRRYGKQRGKTVEEIDQLYLQLIESVKNYAGSS; from the coding sequence ATGAAATCCCTCGAAGCCATCCTCGTTGAAACTCCTCTCATCGAGAAGCTCCAGGCAAACAGCTGGACCTTAACGGCATCTGACAAGCTGGAACGCGAGAGTTACCGGGAACCCCTTCTCATCAACCCGCTTATCCGCGCCATTAAGAAGATCAACAAGGACATCTGCATCGGGGAGAAGGAGATCTGGCTCGCCATCCGGGAACTGCAGAGCCGGGGGACGGGTATAGAGAACGCCCGCCAGATCCTCCAGTTCATGAAGAACGGGATTCCGGTCCGTTTCGAGAAGACCCGGACCGTGGAATACATCCGGCTCTTCGATTACGACACGCTGGAGAACAACGAATTCGTTGTGTCAAGACAGGTCATCCACGAAGGCGGGACGGGACAGATAATTCGCAATGACATCCTCCTGTACATCAACGGGATTCCTCTCGTTAACATCGAATGCAAGGATCCGGCCAGCCTTGCCGAGAACTGGCATACCGCGTATGCCCAGATAAAGAAGTACGAGGATACTGTTCCCGAGCTCTACAAATATGTCCAGATTGGGATGGCTGCTGAACAGATCGTGAAGTTCTTTCCTATCGTCCCGTGGCAGGACGAGGTGAAGACCGATGAGTGGAAGATCGAGGGGATGGAGCCGCACGTTGCCGCGGTTGCTATGCTTCAGCCGGAGTGCCTGCTTGATATTCTCCGGTTTTTCCTATTCATGCGGCGGGATATGGGAGAGGACACCAAGGTTCTGCCCCGGTACATCCAGTATCGTGCGGCAAACAAGATAGTCAGCCGTGTCCTCGACAACCTTGCCGGGAGGACCACGAAGAACCGGGGACTCATCTGGCACTGGCAGGGATCGGGCAAGACGCTCACGATGATCTTTGCCGCCAACAAACTTTACCACCAGCCTGTCATGGAGAATCCATCGATCTTCTTCATTGTGGATCGGATCGATCTTGAAGATCAGCTTTACGAGGAATATACTGCACTTACAATAAAGCCCCCCGAGATCATCGGGAGCATTGCGGAACTCAAGCGGGTCCTGCTCGCCGATCAGGCCCGGGGACGGCGGGGCATCATGATCACCCTGATCCACAAGTTCCGACCCGAGGAGCTCCACGGGCTCCAGAAAGAACTGGAGAAACTGTCGGGTGAGAATGTCACGACCCGGAAGAACATCGTCGCGTTCATCGATGAAGGCCACCGCTCGCAGTACGGCCTGATGGCAACCCAGATGAGGGATGGCATCTTCAAAAACGGGTTCTTCTTTGCCCTGACCGGGACCCCGGTCAGCCGGATCGGAAAGGATACCTATTCGGAGTTCAGTTATCCGGAAGATGGGGAACTGTACCTCGACCGGTACTTCATCCGTGAATCGATCGACGACGGGTTCACCGTGAAGATTGCATACCAGCCCCGCCTCGAAAAAGAGGCCGATATACACCTGAACCGCGAACTGCTCCAGGCGTTCCTCGAAACCGAGCTCGAAGAGATTCCCGACATCTACCGGCAGCCGGTCGAAGAAGGCGTCAAGAAACGGCTCAATATCATCAAGGTCTATCTGGAAAATCCCAAGCGGATTGAAAAGATTGCAAAAGATATTGCCGCACATTTCAGGGAAAATGTTGACGGTCGGTACAAGGCAATGGTTGTTGCCGTAAGCCGCCGGGCATGTAGTCTCTATAAGCAGGAACTCGACAAGCTCCTGCCACCGGAATATTCCAAGGTTGTCATGACCTACCAGATGGATGAACGTGATTCCCTGATTGCATCATACAAAGACGGAGTCATGGAGGCAAACCCTGGGTACAGCACGGAAGAGATCAATAATCGGATCCGGGAACAGTTCAAAGATGAGGAGAATCCCCGGATCCTGATCGTTACAGACAAACTCCTTACCGGCTTCGACGCCCCCATCCTCCAGACCATGTATCTTGACAAGCCGCTTAAAGCGCACCGGCTCCTCCAGGCGATTGCCCGGACGAACCGGCCATACAAAGGTGTCAAAGAGGCTGGTCTCATCATCGATTATGTCGGTGTTCTTACGGACATAAAAAAAGCCCTTGAGAAATACAACGAAACTGATATCACCAGTGCTCTGTTCTCAACGGAAGAGATTGTGCAGGATTTTGTAGTTCTGATAGACGAGCTCGCTCGCATGTTCATCGGAATAGAAATCGGCTCCTATGACAAGACAACATTCCTGTCAGCCATCGAACTGCTCACCGGTGATGAGTCCGTAGCGGACGATTTTGTCGATACTTACCGCGAGATGCGCCGGACTTTCGAATTCCTCGGACCTGACAAGATCAAACTCGCATATTTTGAACAGTACAAGTGGTTCTCCGAAATATACGCCTATTACATTCGGATGGCACTCAGGAATCAACCTGATTACGCAACCTATGTCCAGAAATATTTCGAAAAGACCGTGAAGTATGTCCATAAAACGACCGACATACAGATGGTTGAGAACAACCTGCCGGTGATTGAGTTCGGGCCGGAATATCTCAGGATACTTGAAGAAAAAGTGGCCGACAAGCGGGAAAAGGCGGCAAATATCGTCTTTACCTTGAACAGGTTCATTCTCGTTGACCGGCACCAGACACCGGTATATGAATCACTTCTCGAACGGGTTGAGAAGATTATCCGTGCCTGGAAAGAAAAATCCAAGGATTATGAAGCAATCTATCGTGACGGTGCTGCAATCATCCAGGAGATGCAACAACTGAATGCCCGGCGGATTCACCTCGGGTTCTCAGAATTAGAATATTCGATGTTTTTAAAGATTGAGAAATTTTGGGGAGATGATCCGGATCTCCTCGGGGACATCCACGGGTTATCTGAAGATCTCAAAAAATCCATGTTCCCTGGTTGGATCTCCCAGGTGAGTGCGAAAAAGGGGATTGAACAGGATATCCGCAGGTTTACCCGAAGATACGGGAAACAACGGGGAAAGACGGTTGAGGAGATTGACCAGCTCTACCTCCAGCTGATTGAGAGCGTGAAAAATTATGCTGGTTCAAGCTGA
- a CDS encoding M48 family metallopeptidase, giving the protein MLVQAESAHFPYTVSHRDVKHPRLEFRTGTLLVVLPNGQNEDRILEKHRRWIQRKYQFIQEVIDTSATITLESRTKEEFRKQVQELIARYSKDLGCSPNRVIIKIMRTKWASCSRKGNLTINSLGQYLPDDLVEYIVYHEMVHLTNPNHNSLFWMYIHKNFKDTTEIEKSLCSYWFQVQK; this is encoded by the coding sequence ATGCTGGTTCAAGCTGAATCCGCTCATTTTCCGTATACAGTCTCACACAGGGATGTGAAACACCCGAGACTTGAATTCAGAACAGGAACCTTGCTTGTCGTACTCCCCAACGGACAGAACGAGGATCGAATATTGGAAAAACATAGGCGATGGATCCAACGAAAATACCAGTTCATTCAGGAAGTCATCGATACTTCAGCCACTATCACGCTTGAATCCAGAACAAAAGAAGAGTTTAGAAAACAGGTTCAGGAATTAATCGCCAGATATTCAAAGGATCTTGGTTGCAGTCCCAACCGGGTAATCATAAAAATAATGCGTACCAAGTGGGCAAGTTGCAGCAGGAAAGGTAATCTGACGATTAACTCTCTGGGGCAGTATTTACCCGATGATCTTGTTGAGTATATTGTCTACCATGAGATGGTACATTTGACCAATCCGAATCACAATTCCCTGTTCTGGATGTATATTCATAAAAATTTCAAAGATACAACAGAGATCGAAAAATCCCTTTGTTCATACTGGTTTCAGGTTCAGAAATGA